A single region of the Anaerococcus urinomassiliensis genome encodes:
- a CDS encoding radical SAM protein, whose amino-acid sequence MSSRLGTVFCTKNNKYFYDSGTGRVINCSDTEAYELGKYLEGKLSIEDLDSYIRKFVEDNNLLRKPIYQKFDIPSKEEFKNLLKESCEQIIIELTEDCNLRCGYCIYNEHHPDFRGFAKNSINFNTAKETIDYLLKDYKGNKFNLTFYGGEPLIKFNLMKKIIDYTIDTYKNIKISVSFTTNLTLLTEEQIEYFKNIDAFRVSLMVSLDGPSSIHDNYRRDIKSRPTHNIVESNFKKLVNKFYNKEKNRTISINCVLTPPYNVDKFDELDNYFYNTLKIPKDMNLNYTYVDSGNMIYDIDQDYEYKSLENYQVDKVKDDEKNYYPYLIAKKIYRMNNRRVTQDKDLIETIGLHGNCIPGNRRLYLQTDGNFRICEKTGNAVSIGDYKNGYYFDKIYKYYYEDYVKYFKNLCSNCWASDMCDICYDLVMDEKGIKDNLDEELCPMVREYLKEDLSQYFEIIEHNPNYIEEILGKYSFS is encoded by the coding sequence ATGAGTAGTAGATTAGGTACTGTGTTTTGTACTAAAAATAACAAATATTTCTATGATTCAGGTACAGGTAGAGTAATTAATTGTAGTGACACTGAGGCCTATGAGCTTGGTAAATATTTGGAAGGAAAGCTTAGTATAGAAGATTTAGATTCCTATATAAGAAAGTTTGTAGAAGATAATAATTTATTAAGAAAACCTATATATCAAAAATTTGATATTCCATCGAAAGAAGAATTTAAAAATCTCCTTAAGGAAAGTTGCGAACAAATTATAATAGAACTTACTGAAGATTGTAATTTGCGATGTGGCTATTGTATATACAATGAACACCACCCTGATTTTAGAGGATTTGCAAAGAATTCTATCAATTTCAATACAGCCAAGGAGACTATAGATTACCTATTAAAGGACTATAAAGGAAATAAATTTAATTTAACATTTTATGGTGGGGAACCACTTATAAAATTTAATTTAATGAAAAAGATAATAGATTATACAATTGATACTTATAAAAATATCAAAATATCAGTTTCCTTTACTACTAATTTAACTTTATTAACAGAAGAACAAATAGAGTACTTTAAAAATATAGATGCCTTTAGAGTATCCCTTATGGTAAGTTTAGATGGACCTTCAAGTATCCATGACAATTATAGAAGAGATATAAAATCTCGACCAACTCATAATATTGTCGAATCTAATTTTAAAAAGCTTGTTAATAAATTCTATAATAAAGAGAAAAATAGAACGATATCTATAAACTGTGTACTTACACCTCCGTATAATGTAGATAAATTCGATGAGCTTGATAATTATTTTTATAATACATTGAAGATACCTAAAGATATGAATTTAAATTATACATATGTTGATTCTGGAAATATGATTTATGATATTGATCAAGATTATGAATATAAAAGTCTAGAAAACTATCAAGTTGATAAGGTTAAAGATGACGAAAAAAATTATTATCCGTATCTGATTGCGAAAAAAATATACAGGATGAACAATAGAAGAGTTACTCAAGATAAGGATCTTATCGAAACAATAGGGTTACACGGAAATTGTATCCCTGGTAACAGAAGACTGTATTTACAGACTGATGGAAACTTTAGGATTTGTGAGAAAACTGGTAATGCAGTAAGTATTGGTGATTATAAAAATGGTTACTATTTTGATAAGATTTATAAATATTATTACGAGGATTATGTCAAATATTTCAAGAATCTCTGCTCTAATTGTTGGGCAAGTGACATGTGTGATATATGTTACGATTTAGTAATGGATGAAAAAGGGATAAAAGATAATCTTGATGAAGAACTATGTCCTATGGTTAGAGAATATTTAAAGGAAGACTTAAGTCAATATTTTGAGATTATCGAGCACAATCCTAATTATATTGAGGAAATACTAGGAAAATATAGTTTTTCTTAG
- a CDS encoding ATP-binding cassette domain-containing protein: MIKINNLTKSYGDKVVLDGINLDLGKGLYGLLGENGAGKSTLFKTLIGYEGVDSGEIKLGSQKIGFLPQKFIGYPDFSVDDFLSYMADLKSISKENMTGEIQNVKQIFNLDGFSKKKLKKLSGGQLRRVGLGQAFLNNPDIVLLDEPTSGLDPSERIRLKNFIVEMSHDRLIILSTHIVDDLTSIAKEILILHNNKIAMDASETSLIQNLEGYVWECPYDLYLKNQSQNDILSKVYQKESKDFIRLISKEKPFEMAKAIEPNLDDVFLAVIKDFDL, encoded by the coding sequence ATGATTAAAATAAATAATTTGACAAAGTCCTATGGCGATAAAGTCGTCTTGGATGGGATAAACTTGGACTTAGGTAAGGGACTTTACGGTCTTCTTGGTGAAAATGGGGCTGGAAAGTCTACTTTGTTTAAAACTCTGATAGGTTATGAAGGAGTTGATAGTGGAGAAATAAAGCTTGGTTCTCAAAAAATTGGCTTTCTTCCCCAAAAATTTATAGGTTACCCTGACTTTTCTGTGGATGATTTTCTATCCTACATGGCGGACCTAAAATCAATTAGCAAAGAAAATATGACAGGCGAAATACAAAATGTCAAACAGATCTTTAATTTAGATGGATTTTCTAAGAAAAAACTTAAAAAATTATCTGGAGGCCAGCTTAGAAGGGTGGGTCTTGGCCAGGCCTTTTTAAATAATCCTGACATAGTATTGCTTGATGAACCCACTTCCGGTCTTGATCCAAGCGAGAGGATTAGGCTTAAAAACTTCATTGTAGAGATGAGCCACGATAGGCTTATAATCCTATCCACCCATATAGTTGATGATTTAACTTCCATAGCCAAGGAGATTTTAATTCTTCATAATAATAAAATTGCGATGGATGCTAGCGAAACTTCCTTAATTCAAAACTTAGAGGGCTATGTTTGGGAATGTCCTTATGATTTGTATTTGAAGAACCAATCACAAAACGATATCCTTTCAAAGGTCTACCAAAAAGAATCTAAAGATTTTATCAGGCTTATTAGTAAAGAAAAACCATTTGAGATGGCAAAGGCCATAGAGCCTAACTTGGATGATGTATTTTTAGCAGTTATAAAGGATTTTGACCTATGA